AGTACAGTTGCCTGATGCGGCATGTGCAAAGCCACCACCGGAACCATCTGTGCAATCCCATGCTTCGTCACTAAGTGCCACGGGATAGTTGCTCCAGAAGTGGTATCGCAAACTCTTTTTGGGCAGGTAGTCAAAACAAGTGCTGAAATAAGCTTTGGTCAGATCAGGATCCTGAAATACTTCATCCAGCGATAATCTTCCGTCAGGAGCTACATCCAATGCTTCATTACAAGAACTGAATGTGAGCAGGGAAGCAAACATGCATATATAAATAAATCTTTTTTTCATATCGGTTTTGTTTTAGCCATTAAAATGTAATATTCAAACCTACGTTGTAAGTGCGCATTGTCGGATAAGCTGCCGGACCGTTCTGTTCAGGATCGAAGCTATCGGTCTTGAGGTGAGTCCATGTATACAGATTGTTACCGCTTAAATAGAAACGTACATTGGATGCGCCGATCTTCTTGCTGATGCTTTCCGGTAATGTATATCCTACTTCTGCATTTTTCAGACGTATATAGGAGGCATCCATGATAAAGAAATCATTGGGCTGTAAGCTCGGTCCACCACTGCTGGATAAACGGGGATACGTAATCTTTTCATGATTATTATAGCGTTCTTCGCTCCAACGCCCCATGTGCATTTTGTAGAAGTTACCACTACTTTCGTAGATACCGGCTCCCGAATAAGTCTTGCTGTATTGACCTACTCCTTGCAACATGATGGAAACGTCGAATCCTTTCCAATTGGCAGATAAAGAGAAACCGTAATTGATGCGGGGTAACAAAGATGAATAGCCGATAGGAGCTTTGTCACGGTCATTGATCACCCCGTCTCCGTTGAGATCCTTATAAATAAAGTCTCCGGGCTCCGGTGTCCCTACGCCCTCGTAGGTCAGCCCACTCTTGGCGATACTTTCGTCACTGTAGAAGAAACCGGTTCCGTCACGGCCTTTTTCGGGATCATAGCTGTGGTCGATAATATATCCCCAGTTTTGTCCTAATGAAAATCCAGTGGTGCGGGTGCGGTATGCATAATCCTTACCTAATAGCGGTTCATCATATTCTAGAACTTTGTTTTTGGCATAACTGAAGTTTGCATTGGCAGAAACAGACAGCCCGTTCTTGAATTGCTTCTGATATCCGAGTACCATCTCAAATCCTTGGTTCTTGACTTCACCATCGTTCATTAATGGAAGGGCAGAGGAGGGCAGACCTTGAATCATAGGAGTTGTTTGAGGGATAATCAGGATATTCTTTCTTTTCTCAACGAAGTAGTCGAACGAGAAAGAAAGATCATGATACAAAGATATGTCTATACCATAATTCTGTTTTTCAGCTGTTTCCCATGTGATACTTTTGTTTCCGATATAGTTCTCGGCGATTTTATAACCTTGTCCCCAGCCGGAACCGTTGGAAGCATATCCCAAGCTCGGAGATAGCCAGTGGTCTCCTTTACTGTCTGTTACTACGGAATATTGACTGATATTATCCAGATAAAGGAAGCGGGCAGGCTTTCCGTCACTGGTTGTAAATGCATCATTTCCTACTTTCCCCCAAGAAGCTCTTAATTTCAGATTCGTCAGGACTGGATTATCCTGAAGAAAGCTTTCGTTGGTTACTAACCAGCCAAGGGAGGCGGCAGGGAAGAAACCGAATCGTTTGTCTGGAGAGAATTGTTCCGAACCGTTGTAACCCATATTTACTTCTGCAAAATAACGTCTGTCATAATCATAGGTTGCACGTCCTGCAATACCGATTACATTATAAGGCAGCAACAGATCACCTGATGTTTCTTTAGATTCTTTAATATCCCGCTGTGCCAGGAACATGGCAGTAATATTGTGTTTCTCAGCAAAACTACGGTTGTAGTTGATTTGTGCCTGCAGGTTCATTGTCCAATAAGACTCGGAAGACTTGGTCAGCTCGATTGGACCATCTTCATCTTCCAGGCTAGGATGCCGGTTGATAAACAGATGCTCTCCTGAAGCTAACGTCTGATAGGTATACCAAGTGTAGGAACGTTTTCCTATTGTTTTGCCGAATCCTTTGGAGTCGAAAGATACTTGTCCTTTAACAGAGAGTCCTTTGGTGATAACCCCCAAATCAATTTCCACTCCTCCGATGACATTGATTCCTGATCTGGTCTCCAGTTGATAACCCGAACGGTTGATTAACGGATATGCACTCAACGAATTGTTGGCAGGATCTTCTACAGATAATCCGGCTCCGATAGGGAAGGTACGTATAGCGTCGGTGGCGTATGCACCTTCCGGAGTCAGATACATGGAAGTAGGCCGTGAAGTAAGAGCACTGTTGAATACACTTGTCATGCTTGCGGAAGTCCCATTGATCCGTTCCAGATAAGAGGAAGCATTTAAGTTGATCTTCACTGACTTATTGACTTTATAGTCAATATTTGAACGGAAGTTGTAGCGATCTAATGAAGACTGGGCATTGTAACCCAGCTTGGATTTAGGTTCTACGTTGAACATACCTCCCTGATGCAGGTAGCCGGCACTTACAAAATATTGAAGTTTGTCCGAACCTCCGGAAACGTTCATGTTAGCTCTGGTCATAGGTGCATAATCTCTGAATAAGATATCTTGCCAGTTATTATTCGGATAGAAATCAGGATCTACGGGGTTACCTGTTTTCCATGAGTCGAACTTGTCGATGTCCGGTCCGAAGAACTCGGCAGAGTTCCCGTCGTTAGTAAGTGCTTCATTGCGAAGTCTTACCCAATCCCATGAGTCCAGGCGTTCGGGTTTGAAGGCCATTTCCTGCATACTGAATTCTACATTGGCACTGATACGGGCAGTTCCTTTTTCGCCTCTCCGGGTAGTGATCATTATAACTCCATTGGCACCCCGTACGCCGAATACTGCCGTTGCGGAAGCATCTTTCAATACCGAAATATTAGCGATTTCATTCGGATCAATAGAACGCATATCGTCTACAGCTACTCCATCTACCATGATTAATGGATTTGTCCCGTTTGTAGTGGCTGCACCACGAAGGAACATGGTCACTTCGTCACGTCCCGGTTCACCGGAAGTTTGGATAGTGGTCAGTCCGGGGAGCTTTCCGGATAAAGCAGAGCTTAAGTTGGGCGATGAAGACTTCATCAATTCTTTTCGGTCGATGGAAGCAACGGAGCCAATGACAGAAACCTTTTTCTGGGTACCGTAAGCCACTACTACGACTTCTTCCAGATTCGCTACGTCCGGATGCATGATGATGCGCATGTCTTTTTTGGCAGGTACATCCTGTTTCTGATAACCTACATAACTGATCTCGAGTATTGCGTTGGGAGCAACCGATAAAGAGAAACGACCGTCTATGTCGGTAATAGTACCATTCGCCGCGGCTCCTTTTTCCATGACGGAGGCTCCGATCAGGCTTTCACCGGACTCGTCCACGACGACTCCGGAGGCTGTTATTTTAGACTGTTGCTGTATCAGGGTAGCATCTCCGATATCTGATGCATTTCCTGTAACAGGAATACAGATTCCCAACCCGAGCAACAGGCACATTTTGTATAGCCAATAACTTCTTTTCATAACTATAACGTTTAAGATTATTTTCTGTCTAATTAAATGAACTCAACATTTTGTCCTTGTCGTATCCTATGTATTCATAGCGTTCTATCCGGACACCTTGATCTTTTGCGATAATACAAGGGCTTGTGCCGTTCCAAGGGCTATCCATCCACCATTCTTCCACTAATAGCTTTCTTTGAGTTGAAGGGCTGTTAGTAAATGAGAACTGAACTTTTGAAGGATCTACTGTTCCTCCGGAATAACCTAAAACAGAATAAGTGCCTGCCAAATTACGCAGATCGACATAAACGAGCGGGCAACCGGATGCGTTTAATGCTGTGATGGATTTGCAACGGTTTATATCCAGATGTGTCAGCCCCGGATTATTGCTTACATCGATAGAGGTTATCATATACTGGTCTCCGGAAATAAACTTGGTCAATCCTGCGTTCTTGGCACTGAAAGATTGAATACCTTTCTCATCTACCGGACCTGCCGTATAGCTGGTGCTGATTGCATATTTACTCAGGTCGATCTCTCCCAGATTATTACCGTCCAGGATGAGGCTCTTATATCCACAGAAATATTGCAACCCTTCCAGATTGGTGATTCCTTTGTTGCTAAGATCAAGAGTTGTGTTGTTCTTGAAGTATTCTGCATTCAGAGCTGCCACTGTCAGAACTTTATCTCCTTCGAATACATCCGGGACCAGAGCTTTAAGGGCATTCCGTAGGTTTACATCAGGAATTTCCCCGTACTTTTTCAATGTTTTCTGATATTTTCCGTAACTGTAATAATAGTTATTGTTTCCGTCCGGATAGTCGTGCATCCAGTCGTATCCTTCCACTGTAACCCCATTATTGATGGCGTCTACAATGGAACCGCTATTGCTATAGTATGAGTCCATCCACCAGGATTCCATTTTCAGAAGTCGTTCTTTGCTCGCATCATCACTGAAAGTAAATTTGAAATCTGTGCTGTTGTAGTTCAGACATCCGCCATAGATGCTGTGGTAGTTACGTACATCCAAATAGACCAGTTTGCAGTTTAGAGCAGAGAATCTTTCAATGGTATAACAGTAATACAGATCGATAGATTCCAGTTGGGTGCTTCCGTCTATGTTGAGAGATACCAATGTGCTATTCGGATGTTCTGCAGTAGCCAGTTCCAGTTTAGACAATCCTGTGTTTTGTGCAGTCAATTCGGACAGCCTGGACAGAACTTCAGCAGGAATTTCGCTTATATCATTGTTGTTGCAGATCAGTTTCCGGATGTTGCTGAAATACTCGAGCCC
The Bacteroides luhongzhouii DNA segment above includes these coding regions:
- a CDS encoding leucine-rich repeat domain-containing protein, which gives rise to MKTHFYILLMLGMVFLLGCEDEKLGTDLGVTNVVLPDISEESLGTEITIQGNGFIDCDVLALSPLSGGTEQPIYMETREVSSDHITVLYPSTANKDSYGLVLVRGSKMRTLGVINSTVGVMPDENLRNALSALFPDIFKGEKISSSAKYVTFTDGTLDISDKNITSLEGLEYFSNIRKLICNNNDISEIPAEVLSRLSELTAQNTGLSKLELATAEHPNSTLVSLNIDGSTQLESIDLYYCYTIERFSALNCKLVYLDVRNYHSIYGGCLNYNSTDFKFTFSDDASKERLLKMESWWMDSYYSNSGSIVDAINNGVTVEGYDWMHDYPDGNNNYYYSYGKYQKTLKKYGEIPDVNLRNALKALVPDVFEGDKVLTVAALNAEYFKNNTTLDLSNKGITNLEGLQYFCGYKSLILDGNNLGEIDLSKYAISTSYTAGPVDEKGIQSFSAKNAGLTKFISGDQYMITSIDVSNNPGLTHLDINRCKSITALNASGCPLVYVDLRNLAGTYSVLGYSGGTVDPSKVQFSFTNSPSTQRKLLVEEWWMDSPWNGTSPCIIAKDQGVRIERYEYIGYDKDKMLSSFN
- a CDS encoding SusC/RagA family TonB-linked outer membrane protein, which codes for MKRSYWLYKMCLLLGLGICIPVTGNASDIGDATLIQQQSKITASGVVVDESGESLIGASVMEKGAAANGTITDIDGRFSLSVAPNAILEISYVGYQKQDVPAKKDMRIIMHPDVANLEEVVVVAYGTQKKVSVIGSVASIDRKELMKSSSPNLSSALSGKLPGLTTIQTSGEPGRDEVTMFLRGAATTNGTNPLIMVDGVAVDDMRSIDPNEIANISVLKDASATAVFGVRGANGVIMITTRRGEKGTARISANVEFSMQEMAFKPERLDSWDWVRLRNEALTNDGNSAEFFGPDIDKFDSWKTGNPVDPDFYPNNNWQDILFRDYAPMTRANMNVSGGSDKLQYFVSAGYLHQGGMFNVEPKSKLGYNAQSSLDRYNFRSNIDYKVNKSVKINLNASSYLERINGTSASMTSVFNSALTSRPTSMYLTPEGAYATDAIRTFPIGAGLSVEDPANNSLSAYPLINRSGYQLETRSGINVIGGVEIDLGVITKGLSVKGQVSFDSKGFGKTIGKRSYTWYTYQTLASGEHLFINRHPSLEDEDGPIELTKSSESYWTMNLQAQINYNRSFAEKHNITAMFLAQRDIKESKETSGDLLLPYNVIGIAGRATYDYDRRYFAEVNMGYNGSEQFSPDKRFGFFPAASLGWLVTNESFLQDNPVLTNLKLRASWGKVGNDAFTTSDGKPARFLYLDNISQYSVVTDSKGDHWLSPSLGYASNGSGWGQGYKIAENYIGNKSITWETAEKQNYGIDISLYHDLSFSFDYFVEKRKNILIIPQTTPMIQGLPSSALPLMNDGEVKNQGFEMVLGYQKQFKNGLSVSANANFSYAKNKVLEYDEPLLGKDYAYRTRTTGFSLGQNWGYIIDHSYDPEKGRDGTGFFYSDESIAKSGLTYEGVGTPEPGDFIYKDLNGDGVINDRDKAPIGYSSLLPRINYGFSLSANWKGFDVSIMLQGVGQYSKTYSGAGIYESSGNFYKMHMGRWSEERYNNHEKITYPRLSSSGGPSLQPNDFFIMDASYIRLKNAEVGYTLPESISKKIGASNVRFYLSGNNLYTWTHLKTDSFDPEQNGPAAYPTMRTYNVGLNITF